The following coding sequences lie in one Myxococcus xanthus genomic window:
- the groL gene encoding chaperonin GroEL (60 kDa chaperone family; promotes refolding of misfolded polypeptides especially under stressful conditions; forms two stacked rings of heptamers to form a barrel-shaped 14mer; ends can be capped by GroES; misfolded proteins enter the barrel where they are refolded when GroES binds), translated as MAAKEIFFHQSAREAILRGVRTLSDAVAVTLGPKGRNVVIEKSFGSPTITKDGVTVAKEIDLENKFENMGAQMVKEVASKTSDKAGDGTTTATVLARAIYEEGLKLVAAGHSPMDLKRGIDKAVEVVVGELKSLSKPTADKKAITQVGTISANGDETIGAIIADAMEKVGKEGVITVEEAKGLETTLDVVEGMQFDRGYVSPYFVTNRERMEAVLDDPYILISEKKVSSMQDMIPLLEQVARSGKPLIIIADDIEGEALATLVVNKIRGVLNVCAVKAPGFGDRRKEMLQDIAVLTGGTVVSEDLGHKFETLTLTDLGRAKRVTVDKDNTTVVDGVGTKATIEGRIKLIRTQIDTVTSDYDREKLQERLAKLVGGVAVINVGAATETEMKEKKARVEDALHATRAAVEEGIVPGGGVAYLRALPALEKLKLGGEQDFGVAIIRRALQEPLRKIASNAGVEGAVVINKVREGTGAFGYNARTEVYEDLEKAGVIDPTKVERTALQNAASVASLLLTTEAMVAERPKGKSKGGGAGSGMPDYGGDDMDY; from the coding sequence ATGGCAGCGAAGGAAATTTTCTTCCATCAGTCCGCGCGTGAGGCCATCCTGCGCGGCGTCCGCACCCTGTCGGACGCGGTCGCGGTGACCCTCGGCCCCAAGGGCCGCAACGTGGTCATCGAAAAGAGCTTCGGCTCCCCCACGATCACCAAGGACGGCGTCACCGTCGCCAAGGAGATCGACCTCGAGAACAAGTTCGAGAACATGGGCGCGCAGATGGTGAAGGAGGTCGCGTCCAAGACCTCCGACAAGGCCGGCGACGGAACCACCACCGCCACGGTGCTGGCGCGCGCCATCTATGAGGAGGGCCTCAAGCTGGTGGCCGCCGGCCACAGCCCGATGGACCTCAAGCGCGGCATCGACAAGGCCGTCGAGGTCGTCGTGGGCGAGCTGAAGAGCCTGTCCAAGCCCACCGCCGACAAGAAGGCCATCACCCAGGTGGGCACCATCTCCGCCAACGGGGATGAGACCATCGGCGCCATCATCGCGGACGCGATGGAGAAGGTCGGCAAGGAGGGCGTCATCACCGTCGAGGAGGCGAAGGGCCTCGAGACGACGCTCGACGTGGTCGAAGGCATGCAGTTCGACCGCGGCTACGTGTCCCCGTACTTCGTGACCAACCGCGAGCGGATGGAGGCCGTCCTGGACGACCCCTACATCCTCATCAGCGAGAAGAAGGTCTCGTCGATGCAGGACATGATTCCGCTGCTCGAGCAGGTGGCCCGCTCCGGCAAGCCGTTGATCATCATCGCCGACGACATCGAGGGCGAGGCCCTGGCCACCCTGGTGGTCAACAAGATCCGCGGCGTGCTGAACGTGTGCGCGGTGAAGGCCCCCGGCTTTGGTGACCGCCGCAAGGAGATGCTGCAGGACATCGCCGTCCTCACCGGCGGCACGGTGGTCAGCGAGGACCTGGGCCACAAGTTCGAGACGCTGACGCTGACCGACCTGGGCCGCGCCAAGCGCGTCACGGTGGACAAGGACAACACCACCGTCGTGGACGGCGTGGGCACCAAGGCGACCATCGAAGGCCGCATCAAGCTCATCCGCACCCAGATTGACACCGTCACCAGCGACTACGACCGCGAGAAGCTCCAGGAGCGTCTGGCGAAGCTGGTGGGCGGCGTGGCCGTTATCAACGTCGGCGCGGCCACCGAGACGGAGATGAAGGAGAAGAAGGCCCGCGTCGAGGACGCGCTGCACGCGACCCGCGCGGCCGTCGAAGAGGGCATCGTCCCTGGCGGCGGCGTGGCCTACCTCCGCGCGCTGCCCGCGCTGGAGAAGCTGAAGCTGGGCGGTGAGCAGGACTTCGGCGTGGCCATCATCCGCCGTGCGCTCCAGGAGCCGCTGCGGAAGATCGCCAGCAACGCCGGCGTCGAGGGCGCCGTGGTCATCAACAAGGTCCGCGAGGGCACCGGCGCGTTCGGCTACAACGCCCGCACGGAGGTCTACGAGGACCTGGAGAAGGCCGGCGTCATCGACCCGACGAAGGTGGAGCGCACCGCGCTGCAGAACGCCGCCTCCGTCGCCTCGCTGCTGCTGACCACCGAGGCCATGGTCGCCGAGCGCCCGAAGGGCAAGTCCAAGGGCGGCGGCGCTGGCTCCGGCATGCCGGACTACGGCGGCGACGACATGGACTACTGA
- the encC gene encoding encapsulin nanocompartment cargo protein EncC yields MPQTNPFHSLVPRKMTDSELARSIRLNIEAELDAINLYAAHIDATDNEDAKAILQHVMDEEREHAALFWELIARLDPEQAAHAKEAVEKYRLITSGASHEAVEAVGKEGAAPAPADVTPEKRLTVGSLRR; encoded by the coding sequence ATGCCGCAGACCAACCCGTTCCACTCGTTGGTTCCCCGCAAGATGACGGACTCCGAGCTGGCCCGCTCCATCCGCCTCAACATCGAGGCGGAGCTGGACGCCATCAACCTCTACGCGGCCCATATCGACGCGACGGACAACGAGGACGCCAAGGCCATCCTCCAGCACGTCATGGACGAGGAGCGCGAGCACGCCGCCCTCTTCTGGGAGCTCATCGCCCGGTTGGACCCAGAGCAGGCCGCGCACGCGAAGGAGGCCGTGGAGAAGTACCGGCTCATCACTTCCGGAGCGTCGCACGAGGCCGTGGAGGCCGTGGGCAAGGAGGGCGCGGCGCCGGCTCCGGCGGACGTCACCCCGGAGAAGCGCCTCACCGTCGGCAGCCTGCGCCGGTAA
- a CDS encoding response regulator: protein MNILVVDDDLELCTMLSRFLEMHGFTVYSASDALQALDVLERNQVSMVITDYVMPHMDGIQFTEMLKADPRFQSVPVLLMTGSEDGSVTDRGLRKGVALTLHKPLDMGQLLTLVRFAQ from the coding sequence GTGAACATCCTTGTCGTCGACGACGATCTCGAACTCTGCACGATGCTCTCTCGCTTCTTGGAGATGCATGGGTTCACGGTCTACTCGGCGTCCGACGCGCTCCAGGCGCTCGACGTGCTGGAGCGCAACCAGGTCAGCATGGTCATCACCGACTACGTGATGCCCCATATGGACGGCATCCAGTTCACGGAGATGCTCAAGGCGGACCCCCGCTTCCAGAGCGTACCGGTGCTGCTGATGACGGGCAGCGAGGATGGCTCGGTGACGGACCGCGGCCTGCGCAAGGGCGTGGCGCTGACGCTCCACAAGCCCCTGGACATGGGCCAACTGCTCACCCTGGTCCGCTTCGCGCAGTAG
- the sinM gene encoding signal integration modulator SinM, which translates to MRLALLSVLLLGVACSSDKPPTQDGPDAGRGDAGTGTDDAGTGTDDAGSGDAGCEPLASGPGTPLLTGLNTPRRLAADETDLYIAESHSLNPQQPQPGPGRLLRLPRAGGDAVSVATGFRAPDAIAVVSDSVYVLDLDGLWRVDKATGAKDARPLDATVNNVTIGGTEVLPARMGDRDVVVIATSHRRLVRVDASGGNRQELYAGTGYTQVRGARVLGQDVWFLVAAGESPGLYSVPLDGSAPATLRDGSITAGTSLEVTPTHFLVTEGGSGNGRVLRLPREGGAAEVVATDLQGPAFPVELNGTLYFKDVSTGGTDFLRRVSTCTSGALEPVGPEGVGPGGLLVDGDTLLYTSQESGTGGFVGRVP; encoded by the coding sequence ATGAGACTCGCGCTCCTGTCCGTCCTGCTGCTGGGTGTGGCTTGCTCCTCCGACAAGCCTCCGACGCAGGACGGGCCGGACGCGGGCCGTGGCGACGCGGGCACCGGAACAGACGACGCGGGCACCGGAACAGACGACGCGGGCAGCGGCGACGCGGGTTGCGAGCCGCTGGCCTCGGGGCCGGGCACCCCACTGCTCACCGGGTTGAACACGCCCCGCAGGCTCGCGGCGGACGAAACGGACCTCTACATCGCCGAGTCCCACTCCCTGAATCCGCAGCAGCCCCAGCCGGGCCCCGGGCGGCTCCTCCGGCTGCCACGCGCGGGCGGTGACGCGGTGTCCGTGGCCACGGGATTCCGGGCGCCGGATGCCATCGCCGTGGTGTCGGACTCCGTCTACGTGCTCGACCTGGACGGGCTGTGGCGGGTGGACAAGGCGACGGGCGCGAAGGACGCACGGCCGCTCGATGCCACGGTGAACAACGTCACCATTGGCGGCACGGAGGTCCTGCCCGCGCGGATGGGCGACCGGGACGTGGTGGTCATCGCGACGTCGCACCGCCGGCTGGTGCGCGTGGACGCGTCGGGCGGCAACCGCCAGGAGCTCTACGCGGGCACGGGCTACACGCAGGTGCGCGGAGCACGCGTGCTGGGCCAGGACGTGTGGTTCCTGGTCGCCGCGGGAGAGAGCCCCGGCCTCTACAGCGTGCCGCTGGATGGCAGTGCCCCGGCCACGTTGCGCGACGGAAGCATCACCGCCGGCACCTCGTTGGAAGTCACGCCCACGCACTTCCTCGTCACCGAAGGAGGCAGCGGGAACGGCCGCGTGCTGCGCCTGCCACGCGAGGGCGGCGCGGCGGAAGTCGTGGCCACGGACCTCCAGGGGCCCGCCTTCCCGGTGGAGCTCAATGGCACGCTCTACTTCAAGGACGTCAGCACCGGCGGCACGGACTTCCTGCGCCGCGTGAGCACCTGCACGTCCGGCGCCCTGGAGCCCGTGGGCCCAGAGGGCGTGGGGCCCGGGGGCCTGCTGGTGGACGGCGACACCCTGCTCTACACGTCACAGGAAAGCGGCACCGGTGGCTTCGTGGGCCGAGTGCCCTGA
- the sinK gene encoding hybrid histidine protein kinase/response regulator SinK, which produces METPAPLAQLLQAVEAGDLTAARTAAAALQRAGAHTSQLAAEVLHELRQPLLGVKAYAQLLAEDGAAPGPLRLLLAQVERMEQIVSDFIRLSSERPASQQRLSLAAPIWAAAKHFSINPDSSRISLEVEAPEDITIQGNARLIEQLTLNLLNNARDAMAGRGRVKVVLTKEGPSPALYVADWGPGIPEELRARIFEPYITANKRGTGLGLSVCQRIAREHHARLELAPQGVIRDVPPPATVFRVLFPATDAPPTQKHRVLVVDDEIIIRMVFRDLMGKECEIIEAESGEEALDLLQQAPVDLIVTDKNLPGMSGLELAQQARRLHTDSRVILMTGYPSLVTTQQALELGVVDYLLKPFDDIREVRALLRSTLARKPVPAPLETNPAMRRVDVLEDNPAAAAQITHALSLVGLEARILTTTELAALEPPAGVVVSWDFTPAYGRKALELGKALAQGAPFVVLAEHLTMETALESLRAGAAACLPKLMSDASALSRELNRAFKRETP; this is translated from the coding sequence ATGGAAACACCCGCGCCGCTCGCCCAACTGCTCCAGGCCGTGGAGGCAGGGGACCTGACGGCCGCGCGAACAGCGGCGGCGGCACTGCAACGTGCGGGAGCGCACACCTCACAGCTGGCGGCGGAGGTGCTGCACGAGCTGCGACAACCGCTGCTCGGCGTGAAGGCCTACGCGCAGCTCCTCGCGGAGGACGGCGCCGCCCCCGGGCCCCTGCGCCTGCTGCTGGCCCAGGTGGAGCGGATGGAGCAGATCGTCTCCGACTTCATCCGCCTGTCGAGCGAGCGGCCGGCGTCTCAACAGCGCCTCTCCCTGGCGGCCCCCATCTGGGCGGCGGCGAAGCACTTCAGCATCAACCCGGACTCCTCGCGCATCTCCCTGGAAGTGGAGGCCCCGGAGGACATCACCATCCAGGGCAACGCGCGCCTCATCGAGCAGCTCACCCTGAACCTGCTCAACAACGCGCGCGACGCCATGGCGGGGCGCGGCCGGGTGAAGGTGGTGCTCACGAAGGAGGGCCCCTCCCCTGCCCTCTACGTGGCGGACTGGGGTCCGGGCATCCCCGAGGAGCTGCGAGCGCGCATCTTCGAGCCCTATATCACCGCCAACAAGCGAGGCACCGGACTGGGCTTGTCGGTGTGCCAGCGCATCGCCCGCGAGCACCACGCGCGCCTCGAGCTGGCCCCGCAGGGCGTCATTCGCGACGTCCCGCCCCCGGCCACCGTGTTCCGCGTGCTCTTCCCCGCGACGGACGCGCCGCCCACGCAGAAGCACCGGGTCCTGGTGGTGGATGACGAAATCATCATCCGCATGGTCTTCCGCGACCTGATGGGCAAGGAGTGCGAGATCATCGAAGCGGAAAGCGGCGAGGAGGCCCTGGACCTGCTGCAACAGGCGCCGGTGGACCTCATCGTCACCGACAAGAACCTGCCCGGCATGTCCGGCCTGGAGCTGGCGCAGCAGGCGCGGCGGCTGCACACGGACTCGCGCGTCATCCTGATGACGGGCTACCCGTCGCTGGTGACGACGCAGCAGGCGCTGGAGCTGGGCGTGGTGGACTACCTGCTCAAGCCCTTCGACGACATCCGCGAGGTGCGCGCCCTGCTGCGCTCCACGCTGGCCCGGAAGCCCGTCCCCGCGCCGCTGGAGACGAACCCCGCGATGCGCCGGGTGGACGTGCTGGAGGACAACCCGGCGGCGGCGGCGCAAATCACCCACGCCCTGTCCCTGGTGGGACTGGAGGCGCGCATCCTGACGACGACGGAGCTGGCCGCACTGGAGCCGCCCGCGGGCGTGGTGGTGAGCTGGGACTTCACGCCCGCCTACGGGCGCAAGGCGCTGGAGCTGGGCAAGGCGCTGGCCCAGGGCGCTCCCTTCGTGGTGCTGGCCGAGCACCTCACCATGGAGACGGCGCTGGAGTCCCTGCGTGCGGGCGCCGCCGCGTGCCTTCCCAAGCTGATGTCCGACGCCTCGGCGCTCAGCCGAGAGCTGAACCGCGCATTCAAACGAGAGACCCCATGA
- a CDS encoding diguanylate cyclase, with product MARILLVDDEKIARTLYGDYLTAVGHAVTAVGTLQEAKEALAGDRFDAVVTDLILPGGDGMEVLRHVREHHPGVEVVVITGLEKVDPAVRAIKSGAAEYLVKPVAPEALQHAVRRALTTRDLMQENASLRRHVAMLEAGQRIATTLDREKLAAVTASALQSMASASAVVLLERDSAFALRRHGTSGLSTALEEPLIAELIERLSNERGPRELDGLDAPFPRAVSFPALEGEAVLGHAVLFFGGTGAEWAGETASFLVRNWALALRNLGRFAAVEDLAYVDDLTRLFNTRYLHLVVDREVQDALQSQRTFSLLFLDLDHFKSINDTHGHLVGSKVLVEAARVVKGCVRDHDVVARYGGDEYVVVLRNTDSGGALKVAERIRRTMETHNFLAREGLSLKLTTCIGVASFPEHAQDKATLLDLSDRAMYRGKRGSRNVVYMAAKDLEAPPAERRQAHSAS from the coding sequence ATGGCGCGAATCCTCCTCGTCGACGACGAAAAGATCGCCCGCACCCTGTACGGCGACTACCTCACCGCCGTGGGACACGCCGTCACGGCGGTGGGCACGCTACAAGAGGCGAAGGAAGCGCTCGCAGGCGACCGCTTCGACGCGGTGGTGACGGACCTCATCCTCCCCGGTGGCGACGGCATGGAGGTCCTGCGGCACGTGCGGGAACATCACCCGGGCGTGGAGGTGGTGGTCATCACCGGCCTGGAGAAGGTGGACCCCGCCGTGCGCGCCATCAAGAGCGGCGCCGCAGAGTACCTCGTCAAGCCGGTGGCCCCGGAGGCCCTGCAGCACGCCGTGCGCCGCGCGCTCACCACGCGCGACCTGATGCAGGAGAACGCGTCGCTGCGCCGCCACGTGGCCATGCTGGAGGCCGGGCAGCGCATCGCCACCACGTTGGACCGCGAGAAGCTGGCCGCGGTCACCGCCAGCGCGCTGCAGAGCATGGCCTCCGCCAGCGCCGTGGTGCTGCTGGAGCGCGACTCCGCCTTCGCGCTGCGGCGCCACGGCACCAGCGGCCTGTCCACCGCGCTGGAAGAGCCGCTCATCGCCGAGCTCATCGAACGCCTGTCGAACGAACGCGGGCCGCGCGAGTTGGACGGCCTGGACGCGCCCTTCCCTCGCGCCGTCTCCTTCCCCGCGCTGGAGGGTGAGGCCGTGCTGGGACACGCGGTGCTCTTCTTCGGCGGCACGGGCGCGGAGTGGGCGGGCGAGACGGCCAGCTTCCTGGTGCGCAACTGGGCGCTCGCGCTGCGCAACCTCGGCCGCTTCGCCGCGGTGGAGGACCTGGCGTACGTCGACGACCTCACCCGCCTGTTCAACACCCGCTACCTGCACCTGGTGGTGGACCGCGAGGTCCAGGACGCGCTCCAGTCGCAGCGCACCTTCAGCCTGCTGTTCCTGGACCTGGACCACTTCAAGTCCATCAACGACACGCATGGCCACCTCGTGGGCTCCAAGGTGCTGGTGGAGGCGGCGCGCGTGGTGAAGGGCTGCGTGAGAGACCACGACGTCGTCGCGCGCTACGGCGGAGACGAATACGTGGTGGTGCTGCGTAACACCGACTCCGGCGGCGCGCTCAAGGTGGCCGAGCGCATCCGGCGCACCATGGAGACGCACAACTTCCTGGCGCGCGAAGGCCTGTCGCTCAAGCTCACCACGTGCATCGGCGTGGCCAGCTTCCCCGAGCACGCCCAGGACAAGGCCACGCTGTTGGACCTGTCGGACCGGGCCATGTACCGCGGCAAGCGAGGCTCGCGGAACGTCGTCTACATGGCGGCGAAGGACCTGGAGGCTCCACCGGCCGAGCGCCGGCAGGCTCACTCCGCGTCTTGA
- a CDS encoding chemotaxis protein CheW translates to MSPFESGRRLCLLVEAGETRYAVEATSVMEVAMPGANGSSLRGVLEVKDLCALLGGPPEEGPGMVVVLDVSPTLAVRVRSVVEVADVARAPFFLLPPGLADSLAPLSRGAVLHKSRLYLELIAEALPHRVGSMSAAVAARPVHWAEAAPDRALVFESQSRLFGVPLGLVSQVISRGEAFSVLPVQSGPVAGIFPHDQVLWPVCSVPALLGESPVPEPFIVLTELAGRNVGLTATRVLGVMQRFEPDDTAGSFRAPGLSEPVAFLDLQRMFS, encoded by the coding sequence GTGTCCCCCTTCGAAAGCGGCCGTCGGCTCTGCCTTCTCGTTGAGGCCGGGGAAACCCGTTACGCCGTGGAAGCGACGTCTGTCATGGAAGTAGCGATGCCGGGCGCCAACGGCAGCAGCCTGCGGGGTGTGCTGGAGGTGAAGGACCTCTGCGCGCTGCTGGGCGGGCCGCCCGAGGAAGGCCCGGGCATGGTGGTGGTGCTCGACGTGAGTCCCACCCTGGCGGTGCGCGTCCGCTCCGTGGTGGAGGTGGCGGACGTGGCCCGCGCGCCGTTCTTCCTGCTGCCACCGGGATTGGCGGACTCGCTGGCTCCGCTGAGCCGGGGCGCGGTGCTGCACAAGTCGCGGCTGTACCTGGAGCTCATCGCGGAGGCGCTGCCGCACCGGGTGGGTTCGATGTCTGCGGCGGTTGCCGCCCGGCCCGTGCACTGGGCGGAGGCGGCTCCGGACCGGGCGCTCGTCTTCGAGTCCCAGAGCCGACTGTTCGGCGTCCCCCTGGGCCTGGTGTCGCAGGTCATCAGCCGGGGAGAGGCCTTCAGCGTGCTGCCCGTGCAGAGCGGACCGGTGGCCGGTATTTTTCCGCATGATCAGGTGCTGTGGCCTGTCTGCTCGGTCCCCGCGTTGCTGGGGGAATCGCCCGTGCCGGAGCCCTTCATCGTCCTCACGGAACTGGCCGGGCGGAACGTGGGGTTGACGGCCACGCGAGTGCTCGGCGTCATGCAACGTTTCGAGCCGGACGACACCGCGGGCAGCTTCCGCGCTCCTGGGTTGAGCGAGCCTGTGGCGTTCCTGGACCTGCAACGCATGTTTTCTTGA